A region of Capsicum annuum cultivar UCD-10X-F1 unplaced genomic scaffold, UCD10Xv1.1 ctg3668, whole genome shotgun sequence DNA encodes the following proteins:
- the LOC107853539 gene encoding glycine-rich cell wall structural protein-like gives MGISSARIIGVILLIVLFSGIMVSADVLGRRMLGAGGYGGGGGGLGGIGVGIGGSLEHVGNIGTGLGGGLLGGEGAGAGGGGH, from the coding sequence ATGGGCATTTCATCAGCTCGTATTATTGGAGTaattcttttaattgttctttttaGTGGCATCATGGTTTCTGCTGACGTGTTAGGGCGGCGCATGCTCGGTGCAGGCGGCTACGGTGGTGGTGGCGGCGGCTTAGGTGGCATCGGAGTAGGTATAGGTGGAAGTCTCGAGCATGTAGGAAATATTGGCACCGGACTTGGTGGTGGTTTGCTTGGTGGTGAAGGGGCTGGCGCTGGTGGCGGTGGACACTAA